The following coding sequences lie in one Ostrea edulis chromosome 8, xbOstEdul1.1, whole genome shotgun sequence genomic window:
- the LOC125653862 gene encoding uncharacterized protein LOC125653862, giving the protein MALPYDCTGCHTVTEDGDLLFIDGDEVRKLTSDGTVITLLTPDREARCIHSSRINGDILVGSDGKVMRYDRTGRELQVIEKDDKGQGLYRLPIYITENKNGDIWNSDLDKEAVVVVDKSGHHRFDYTSRQSDYTGRQSEDSSYMYRFSYTDRQSHFYPFGICTDVLGHVLVCDIYNNSVHLLDQHGQFLSLLLTGEQHGIRPTALCVDDQHNLYLGQYDSNTIKVYKYLQDTDVK; this is encoded by the coding sequence ATGGCATTACCATACGATTGTACAGGGTGTCACACCGTCACAGAGGACGGGGACCTCCTGTTTATAGACGGCGATGAAGTCCGTAAGTTAACATCAGACGGGACCGTCATCACACTCCTCACACCAGACAGGGAAGCACGCTGTATCCACTCCTCCCGTATTAACGGCGACATACTGGTGGGGAGTGATGGGAAAGTGATGAGGTACGACAGGACAGGACGGGAACTCCAGGTCATTGAGAAGGACGATAAGGGACAGGGATTGTATAGATTACCAATCTACATCACGGAGAACAAGAACGGAGATATCTGGAATTCTGACCTGGATAAGGAAGCAGTAGTAGTGGTGGATAAATCAGGACATCATCGGTTTGACTACACAAGTCGTCAGTCTGACTACACAGGTCGTCAGTCTGAAGACTCGAGTTACATGTATCGCTTTTCCTACACAGATCGTCAGTCTCACTTCTATCCCTTTGGTATATGTACTGACGTCCTCGGACACGTactggtgtgtgatatttataATAACAGTGTTCACCTGCTGGATCAGCACGGTCAGTTCCTGTCTCTACTGCTGACAGGAGAACAACACGGAATACGTCCCACGGCTCTGTGTGTGGACGACCAACACAACCTCTATCTGGGACAGTACGACAGTAACACAATAAAGGTGTACAAGTATCTACAGGATACGGACGTCAAATAA
- the LOC130049800 gene encoding uncharacterized protein LOC130049800 produces the protein MKIFFFYKNKGKSMCIDASSTQDHICQYVNDGNKMANAVMKLLTFERPCLCLFDVRDIQEKEEILYNYGDTQNLWWRNKWNIHVMETQKMMKMDRVTMREAVAAATKGTSQVKLLINYVSPSKRSTTIYHGVINCDTEVSV, from the exons atgaaaatattttttttttacaagaacaAAGGAAAAAGTATGTg tATTGATGCTTCATCAACTCAAGATCATATATGCCAGTATGTCAATGATGGGAACAAGATGGCTAATGCTGTCATGAAACTTTTGACTTTTGAGAGGCCTTGTCTATGCTTGTTTGATGTCAGAGATATTCAAGAGAAAGAAGAAATACTGTATAACTATGGAGATACTCAGAATCTCTGGTGGAGAAATAAG tggaacatacatgtaatggaaacacagaaaatgatgaaaatggacAGGGTGACTATGAGGGAAGCAGTAGCTGCAGCAACCAAAGGAACAAGTCAGGTAAAGCTGTTAATCAATTATGTCTCCCCCAGCAAAAGGAGTACAACAATATACCATGGTGTTATAAATTGTGATACAGAAGTTTCGGTTTga